The Marinitoga sp. 1197 genome has a segment encoding these proteins:
- a CDS encoding helix-turn-helix domain-containing protein: MNNLKKIRNKKGLTIKELSLKTNLAESTIARIENGIFKNPGILTLKKIAKALGTTVEELFDFNDKPLARR; the protein is encoded by the coding sequence ATGAATAACTTAAAAAAAATAAGAAACAAAAAAGGATTAACTATTAAAGAACTATCTTTAAAGACGAATTTGGCTGAGTCAACTATTGCGAGAATAGAAAATGGTATTTTTAAAAATCCAGGAATTTTAACACTAAAAAAAATAGCCAAAGCACTCGGAACGACTGTGGAAGAACTTTTCGATTTTAATGATAAACCATTAGCGAGGAGGTGA
- a CDS encoding B12-binding domain-containing radical SAM protein, which produces MKNILLIEPKYYTKFPPLGLLKIGAYHKKLGNNVQYIRGQGEILFKPDEIYITSLFTYSWKSVKKAYDFYRFLCPKTPIHMGGIYISIFSQLNDQTKEHIKFNYPDAIIHSGILPEVEDLLPDWDDDYVKNWNKSILFSSRGCIRKCPFCAVPLIEGSLKSKIRIDHLIHPKHKEIIFWDNNILASPHWEDIYEYLLKTKKYVDFNQGIDARLINSKVANQLSKLKTKMIRIAYDHISYKPIIYKAVNFMKEAGINGRKILVYLLYNFNDTPEDFLERLKDLMELGVVAYPMRYEPLDALEKNKFISENWNKEYLDAIPRARRVIGYSGAFVPHEGMKKKILNASSFYNAFEEFMTYVKK; this is translated from the coding sequence ATGAAAAATATTTTATTGATAGAACCAAAATATTACACAAAATTTCCACCTTTAGGTTTATTAAAAATAGGAGCATATCATAAAAAATTAGGAAATAATGTTCAATATATCCGTGGTCAAGGTGAAATTTTATTTAAACCTGATGAAATATATATTACTTCACTTTTTACATATTCTTGGAAGAGTGTAAAAAAAGCATATGATTTTTATAGATTTCTTTGTCCCAAAACACCTATTCATATGGGAGGAATTTACATAAGTATTTTTTCGCAACTTAATGATCAAACTAAAGAACATATAAAATTTAATTATCCAGATGCAATAATTCATTCAGGTATTTTACCGGAAGTAGAAGATTTGCTACCAGATTGGGATGATGATTATGTAAAAAATTGGAATAAATCGATATTATTTTCTTCAAGAGGTTGTATTAGGAAATGCCCTTTTTGTGCCGTGCCTTTAATAGAAGGATCCTTAAAATCAAAAATTAGAATTGACCATTTAATTCATCCAAAACATAAAGAAATAATTTTTTGGGATAATAATATTTTAGCTTCACCACATTGGGAAGATATCTATGAATATCTTTTAAAAACAAAAAAATATGTAGATTTCAATCAAGGTATTGATGCACGCCTTATCAATTCTAAAGTTGCAAATCAACTTTCTAAATTAAAAACAAAAATGATTAGGATTGCTTATGATCATATTTCATATAAGCCAATAATTTATAAAGCTGTAAATTTTATGAAAGAAGCAGGTATTAATGGTAGAAAAATCTTAGTATACCTTTTATACAATTTCAATGATACTCCCGAAGATTTTCTTGAAAGACTCAAAGATTTAATGGAACTGGGAGTAGTAGCATATCCTATGAGATATGAACCTTTAGATGCTCTTGAAAAAAATAAATTTATATCTGAAAATTGGAATAAAGAATATTTAGATGCAATTCCTAGAGCACGACGAGTAATAGGATATAGTGGGGCATTTGTGCCCCACGAAGGTATGAAAAAGAAAATATTAAATGCATCTAGTTTTTATAATGCTTTTGAAGAATTTATGACTTATGTGAAAAAATAA
- a CDS encoding phage antirepressor KilAC domain-containing protein has protein sequence MRELIPISEKIFGEEKIQTVNARELHKKLKVGRDFSTWIKQRIEKYSFVEGVDYVLTLTKIGERQNVLKKEYYISLDMAKELCMVENNELGRMFRKYFIEVEKRYKKIQTPKLPQNYLEALKELVRVEEERQALEAENKQMKPKAEAFDDLISTEGKYTMSEVAKLLNWGRNRLFKFLRMQGILRNNNEPYQEYVDRGYFKLRTYTIKHTDFEEVKVQTLVTPKGLEWIRKILKREIEFI, from the coding sequence ATGAGAGAACTTATTCCTATAAGCGAAAAAATTTTTGGTGAAGAAAAAATTCAAACAGTAAATGCGAGAGAATTACACAAAAAGTTGAAGGTTGGAAGGGATTTTAGTACATGGATCAAACAAAGAATAGAAAAGTATTCATTTGTTGAAGGTGTTGATTACGTTTTAACGCTCACCAAAATCGGGGAACGTCAAAATGTATTAAAAAAAGAATATTACATTTCACTAGACATGGCAAAAGAATTATGTATGGTTGAAAATAACGAATTAGGAAGAATGTTCAGAAAATATTTTATTGAAGTTGAAAAGCGATATAAAAAAATACAAACACCAAAACTACCGCAAAATTATCTTGAAGCATTAAAAGAATTAGTAAGAGTAGAGGAAGAACGTCAAGCTCTTGAAGCAGAAAATAAGCAAATGAAACCCAAAGCAGAAGCATTTGATGATTTGATTTCAACAGAAGGCAAATACACAATGTCAGAAGTTGCAAAATTATTAAACTGGGGACGAAACAGATTATTTAAGTTTTTAAGAATGCAAGGAATTTTAAGAAACAACAACGAGCCTTATCAAGAATATGTAGATAGAGGATATTTTAAATTAAGAACATATACAATTAAACACACAGATTTTGAAGAAGTAAAAGTCCAAACTTTAGTTACACCAAAAGGTCTTGAGTGGATCAGAAAAATTTTAAAAAGAGAAATTGAATTTATATAA
- the pcp gene encoding pyroglutamyl-peptidase I, whose amino-acid sequence MKVLVTGFDPFGGEKINPSFKAVKRLPDKIMDTEIVKMEIPTVFYKSIEILRSKMCEIQPDIVICVGQARGRAHISIERVAINIDDARIEDNEGNKPEDKPIFFDGENAYFSNLPIKEIVKGVKSIGIPAEISNTAGTFVCNHLLYGLMYYIHKDFKRTLGGFIHVPYLPEQVIDKKNMPSMSLENIVKALEKIIEISIRHYK is encoded by the coding sequence ATGAAAGTATTAGTTACAGGTTTTGATCCATTTGGAGGAGAAAAGATAAATCCATCCTTTAAAGCTGTAAAAAGATTACCAGATAAAATAATGGATACAGAAATAGTAAAAATGGAAATTCCAACGGTTTTTTATAAATCTATAGAAATATTGAGAAGTAAAATGTGCGAAATACAGCCAGATATTGTTATTTGTGTCGGTCAAGCTAGAGGGAGAGCGCATATATCAATAGAAAGAGTTGCAATAAATATTGATGATGCCAGAATAGAAGATAATGAAGGAAATAAACCCGAAGATAAACCAATTTTTTTTGATGGAGAGAATGCATATTTTTCTAATTTGCCAATAAAAGAAATTGTAAAAGGAGTTAAAAGTATAGGTATTCCTGCAGAAATTTCCAATACAGCAGGAACATTTGTTTGTAATCATCTGCTGTATGGACTAATGTATTATATTCATAAGGATTTTAAGAGAACTTTAGGGGGATTTATACATGTGCCGTATTTGCCTGAACAAGTAATTGATAAGAAAAATATGCCAAGTATGTCTTTGGAAAATATTGTAAAAGCGTTGGAGAAAATTATTGAAATCTCAATAAGACACTATAAATAA
- a CDS encoding recombinase family protein: protein MKKATAYARVSTTEQSKTSIDGQLDTIRNFAKFNDIKIIEEFWDKESGGKMSRPNFDIMIENAFAGKYDLILVEKIDRFAREDIEATLLIKQLEDAGIFVMSVLEPADVTTPSGRFQRWIMLGFGKLEREIIADRTKRRMRDTAKRGYWMGGIPPYGYKTVEVKDNEGRIRKKLEIIEEEAKVIRKIFELHADGKGLSAIAEFLNNNNISTRKGKPWAKTTIYDLLKNKKYIGIYEYGKGTKRNHHSKNSKPLIIENVIPPIIDKELWEKSKKQFRTPVRISMIRNYLLRGKIFCAECGAPLVGNGGKKTMYVCSNWKSRKGDHYVGISKNKIEKHVFLYLKHLLIDNRPNFKQIANTFNYLYKTKKQSKNRKIEYIKNTLEEKYEQRKNIINAIKKGVMIETLTQEAKQIEREIKELNLQLEKLMQNVYFEITEEELEHRWNNLTEMILSDDEDTLKELYDLLIEKIEVASDGYIKIIDKDIL from the coding sequence ATGAAAAAAGCTACTGCTTATGCAAGAGTTTCGACTACCGAACAATCAAAAACAAGTATCGATGGGCAATTAGATACTATAAGAAATTTTGCAAAATTTAATGATATAAAAATAATTGAAGAATTTTGGGATAAAGAGTCTGGAGGTAAAATGTCAAGACCTAATTTTGATATTATGATCGAAAATGCTTTTGCTGGAAAATATGATCTCATACTTGTTGAAAAAATAGATAGATTCGCAAGGGAAGACATTGAAGCTACTTTATTAATAAAACAATTGGAAGACGCTGGAATATTCGTTATGTCTGTTTTAGAACCTGCTGATGTTACAACTCCATCTGGAAGGTTTCAAAGATGGATTATGCTTGGATTTGGAAAATTAGAAAGAGAAATAATCGCTGACAGAACAAAAAGAAGAATGAGAGATACTGCAAAACGCGGATATTGGATGGGAGGAATTCCACCGTATGGTTATAAAACTGTAGAAGTAAAAGATAACGAAGGAAGAATAAGAAAGAAATTAGAAATAATTGAAGAAGAAGCAAAAGTAATAAGAAAAATTTTTGAATTGCATGCAGATGGAAAGGGTTTATCTGCAATTGCAGAATTTTTAAACAATAATAATATTTCTACCAGAAAAGGGAAACCATGGGCTAAAACTACAATTTATGACTTATTAAAAAACAAAAAATATATCGGAATATATGAATATGGAAAAGGTACTAAAAGAAATCATCATTCCAAAAATAGTAAACCTTTAATTATAGAAAATGTGATTCCACCTATTATTGACAAAGAATTGTGGGAAAAATCAAAAAAACAATTTAGAACTCCTGTAAGAATTTCTATGATCAGAAATTATTTATTACGTGGTAAAATTTTTTGTGCTGAATGTGGAGCTCCTCTTGTTGGAAATGGTGGAAAGAAAACTATGTATGTTTGTTCTAATTGGAAAAGCAGAAAAGGTGATCACTATGTTGGAATATCAAAAAACAAAATTGAAAAGCATGTGTTTCTATATTTAAAACATTTATTAATCGATAATAGACCTAATTTCAAACAGATAGCTAATACATTTAATTATCTATACAAAACAAAAAAACAATCAAAAAATAGAAAGATTGAATATATAAAAAATACATTAGAAGAAAAATATGAACAAAGAAAAAATATAATAAACGCAATAAAAAAAGGAGTAATGATTGAAACATTAACTCAAGAAGCTAAACAAATAGAAAGAGAAATCAAAGAACTTAATTTACAACTTGAAAAATTAATGCAAAATGTATATTTTGAAATTACTGAAGAAGAATTAGAACATAGATGGAATAATTTAACTGAGATGATTCTTAGTGATGACGAAGATACACTAAAAGAATTATATGATCTTTTAATAGAAAAGATAGAAGTTGCAAGTGACGGATATATCAAGATTATAGATAAAGATATATTATGA
- a CDS encoding helix-turn-helix transcriptional regulator, whose protein sequence is MRNNLKYYRELRGLTTRELAKRSRVSQAHIVFIEQEKRAPTIPIARRIAKALDCELDEIFPEEYEHLKI, encoded by the coding sequence TTGAGAAACAATTTGAAATATTATAGAGAATTAAGAGGATTAACAACAAGAGAATTAGCTAAACGTTCAAGAGTTTCTCAAGCTCACATTGTTTTTATAGAACAAGAAAAAAGAGCCCCAACAATACCAATAGCAAGAAGAATAGCAAAAGCTTTAGACTGCGAATTAGACGAAATATTCCCAGAAGAATATGAACATTTAAAAATATAA
- a CDS encoding ATP-binding protein produces the protein MKNNKGRYIGVVSSIISSPNTFDRFKFWLDGREDVKINLFDILTVEEDDGNKIVGTISEIENYTDADNHMSNFISNDFGNVNIRNSIERISTTVVTVEVLYSYNDIYMPPKNGSKVRFATPEEINEAISGVVKDENNKLKIGEIKMTNGAIVEVFNDLDYILGKEGAHINISGISGLATKTSYVMYLLREIAKKNLETEEKLLVILFNVKGDDLLKIKNDYFPNETKIKYYIHQGSPQNIKILENNNPLYEYYEYTFYDAVDYLDILFSNIQDNSKTIDSIVTELKEFKNWVLPSNNSMKIKYTLNKEFNWNELQKYYNEYLKGKSTWVNGIKSASIYAFIRHYNRLYKKGKNIIFEDYSENHQSIIEKITTVAINNFKNNKNLIISIDINNLPEEIQGFVTGSVIREIYSLKEEIQNSINSEMKTIIFVDELNKYAPNSKSISSLTESLIEIAARGRSSRICLIGAEQFKSKVHTEVTENCSTLVVGRSGSSELATSAYSFLLPEEKKIATFLKKGELIVSSPIFRKAIKISFEDPQYYDNSNETENNAID, from the coding sequence ATGAAAAATAATAAAGGTAGGTATATTGGAGTAGTATCTTCAATTATAAGTTCGCCAAATACTTTTGATAGATTTAAATTTTGGCTCGACGGAAGAGAGGATGTAAAAATTAATTTATTTGATATTTTAACAGTAGAAGAAGATGATGGAAATAAAATTGTTGGAACAATTTCAGAAATAGAAAATTATACAGATGCAGATAACCATATGTCTAATTTTATTTCTAATGATTTTGGTAATGTTAATATTCGAAATTCAATAGAAAGAATTTCAACAACAGTTGTTACTGTAGAAGTACTGTATTCATATAATGATATATATATGCCTCCTAAAAATGGAAGTAAAGTTAGATTTGCAACGCCAGAAGAAATAAATGAAGCTATTTCAGGCGTTGTGAAAGATGAAAACAATAAATTAAAAATCGGAGAAATAAAAATGACAAATGGAGCAATAGTAGAAGTGTTTAATGATTTAGATTATATTTTAGGCAAGGAAGGGGCTCATATAAATATCTCTGGGATATCTGGATTAGCAACTAAAACATCTTATGTAATGTATTTATTAAGAGAAATAGCAAAGAAAAATTTAGAAACAGAGGAAAAATTGTTAGTAATTCTTTTTAATGTGAAAGGTGATGATCTACTTAAAATAAAAAATGATTATTTCCCTAATGAAACTAAAATAAAATATTATATACATCAAGGAAGTCCACAAAATATAAAAATTTTAGAAAATAATAATCCTTTATACGAATATTATGAATACACATTTTATGATGCAGTAGATTATCTCGATATTTTATTTTCAAATATTCAAGACAACAGTAAAACTATTGATTCCATAGTGACTGAATTAAAAGAGTTTAAAAATTGGGTTTTACCTTCCAATAATAGTATGAAAATTAAATATACACTAAATAAAGAATTTAATTGGAATGAATTACAAAAATACTATAACGAATACTTAAAAGGTAAAAGTACTTGGGTAAATGGAATAAAATCAGCATCAATATATGCATTCATTAGACATTATAATAGATTATATAAAAAAGGAAAAAATATTATTTTTGAAGATTATTCTGAGAATCATCAATCAATTATAGAAAAAATAACAACAGTTGCAATAAATAATTTTAAAAATAATAAAAATTTAATTATTTCTATTGATATTAATAATTTGCCGGAAGAAATACAAGGCTTTGTAACGGGTTCTGTAATTAGAGAAATATATTCACTGAAAGAAGAAATACAAAATTCTATAAACTCAGAAATGAAAACTATTATATTTGTAGATGAATTGAATAAATATGCTCCAAACTCTAAATCAATATCTTCTTTAACAGAATCATTAATTGAGATTGCAGCTAGAGGAAGAAGCTCAAGAATTTGTCTTATTGGTGCAGAACAGTTTAAAAGTAAAGTTCATACAGAAGTTACTGAAAATTGTTCGACTTTAGTGGTTGGAAGAAGTGGATCTTCTGAATTAGCAACTTCTGCATATAGTTTTTTATTACCAGAAGAAAAAAAGATTGCCACATTTTTGAAAAAAGGTGAACTTATAGTAAGTTCACCTATTTTTAGAAAAGCAATAAAAATTAGCTTTGAAGACCCTCAATATTATGATAATTCAAATGAAACAGAAAATAATGCAATAGATTAA
- a CDS encoding LexA family protein, with translation MLKDRLKKLRQDKGLTQEELAKKLNITRKSISAYETGRATPSPEMLKVIAEFFNVTTDYLLGIDEDKNKFPSNAIPAKFIPVVGKVSAGNGILADENILNYLPVPQNKDVDFGLIVEGDSMEPAYNNGDYALIRKQTSLDNGDIGVFIINGNDGIIKKFYQFDNSIHLVSLNTKYEPIVIPKEEWDEFIIVGKVVGKIVWE, from the coding sequence ATGTTAAAAGATAGATTAAAAAAATTAAGGCAAGATAAAGGATTAACTCAAGAAGAATTAGCAAAAAAATTAAATATAACAAGAAAAAGTATTTCAGCTTATGAAACAGGTAGAGCTACACCTTCACCCGAGATGCTTAAAGTAATAGCTGAATTTTTTAATGTAACAACAGATTATCTTCTAGGAATAGATGAAGATAAAAATAAATTTCCATCTAATGCTATTCCAGCAAAATTTATTCCTGTCGTAGGTAAAGTAAGTGCGGGAAATGGAATTTTAGCAGATGAAAATATTTTAAATTATTTGCCTGTGCCTCAAAATAAAGATGTTGATTTTGGATTAATCGTTGAGGGCGATTCTATGGAACCAGCTTATAACAATGGCGATTATGCTTTAATAAGAAAGCAAACGTCTTTAGATAATGGGGATATAGGCGTTTTTATAATAAATGGAAATGATGGCATTATTAAAAAATTTTATCAATTCGATAATAGTATTCATTTAGTAAGTCTTAATACTAAATATGAACCAATTGTAATACCCAAAGAAGAATGGGATGAATTTATAATTGTTGGTAAAGTTGTCGGGAAAATTGTATGGGAGTAA
- a CDS encoding LexA family protein: MSEKKDWSVIGKKIKELRQQKNITAEQLAQEIGSSVSTIFRIETGQEPRALNLAKIAKALDVSLDWLMGLRTTEDLNEKEKIPIEDINNNLKRIPVLGEISAGSGVDPIENIIDVIYIPEKRNVDFALMVRGNSMLPKFKPGDLALVVKQPYLENGEIGIIAINSDQAVIKKYYNYGNKIQLISLNPEYEPIIITGEQMKDIHIFGKVVGKISWE, from the coding sequence GTGTCTGAAAAAAAAGATTGGTCAGTAATAGGAAAAAAAATAAAAGAATTAAGACAACAAAAAAATATAACAGCTGAGCAATTAGCTCAAGAAATCGGCTCTAGTGTTTCAACTATTTTTCGTATTGAAACCGGGCAAGAACCTAGAGCTTTGAACTTAGCAAAGATCGCAAAAGCTTTAGATGTCTCTTTAGATTGGTTAATGGGGTTAAGAACAACAGAAGATTTAAATGAAAAAGAGAAAATACCCATAGAAGATATTAATAATAATTTAAAACGCATTCCTGTTTTGGGTGAGATATCTGCAGGTTCTGGTGTTGATCCTATTGAAAATATTATTGATGTTATATATATTCCTGAAAAAAGAAATGTAGATTTTGCTTTAATGGTTAGAGGAAATTCTATGTTACCAAAATTCAAACCTGGAGATTTAGCTCTTGTTGTTAAGCAACCATACCTTGAAAATGGAGAAATCGGAATTATCGCTATAAATTCTGATCAAGCTGTTATAAAAAAATATTATAATTATGGCAATAAAATACAACTGATATCATTAAATCCAGAATATGAACCAATTATAATTACCGGAGAACAAATGAAAGATATTCATATTTTCGGTAAGGTTGTTGGAAAAATTAGCTGGGAGTAA
- a CDS encoding helix-turn-helix domain-containing protein — translation MCFSERLKQLREEKGISQRQLARDLNFSSAAVSLYEAGQREPTLTALEKLAKYFNVSLDYLTGLSNKNNELPDFVKEQITKIDELKSLKLSEKLEIIGNELIDISKKIKDFE, via the coding sequence ATGTGTTTCTCTGAACGACTAAAACAACTTAGAGAAGAAAAAGGAATTTCTCAAAGGCAGTTAGCTCGTGATCTTAATTTTTCTTCTGCCGCTGTTTCTTTATATGAAGCTGGGCAAAGAGAACCTACTCTAACCGCCTTAGAAAAATTGGCTAAATACTTTAATGTTTCATTGGATTATTTAACTGGTTTGTCTAATAAAAATAATGAACTACCAGACTTTGTCAAAGAACAAATTACAAAAATCGATGAATTGAAATCATTGAAACTTTCTGAAAAATTAGAAATTATCGGTAATGAATTAATCGATATTTCTAAAAAAATTAAGGATTTTGAGTAA
- a CDS encoding type II toxin-antitoxin system RnlB family antitoxin, producing MEPFKIKKIKNKKYEYLILSISYINPFKELDKIEKKLKMKDYKGYVLFDLYLSHANNDYRFAEGFFDGEKFVKSKFKWLSEIDESIKKISHEFFYAHPNYIDNSLLSSVEKFYLKEKMFI from the coding sequence ATGGAACCGTTCAAAATAAAAAAAATTAAAAATAAAAAGTATGAATATTTGATTTTATCGATTTCGTATATTAATCCTTTTAAAGAACTTGATAAAATAGAAAAAAAATTAAAAATGAAAGATTATAAAGGTTATGTTTTATTTGACCTTTATTTATCTCATGCTAATAATGATTACAGATTTGCAGAAGGATTTTTTGATGGCGAAAAATTTGTAAAATCTAAATTTAAATGGTTATCAGAAATTGATGAAAGTATAAAGAAAATATCCCATGAGTTTTTTTATGCTCATCCAAATTACATCGATAATAGTTTATTATCATCAGTTGAGAAATTTTATCTAAAAGAAAAAATGTTTATATAA
- a CDS encoding YqaJ viral recombinase family nuclease, whose protein sequence is MKTEKLLNTKEISYEEWKKSRMKGIGGSDAAAIVGLNRYKSPLRVYLEKIGEAPEVEDNERMYWGRILENLVAKEFEKRTGKKVRRVNAILQHPEYDFMIANIDRRVVGENAILECKTTSQWNEKEWKDDEVPQEYIIQVQHYMAVTGTEKAYIAVLIGGNKFLYKEIERDEELIDLLIEKEKEFWKMVEDRTPPVLDGSKDAEEILKYMYPNAIEGTEVVLPDENVEFIERRKELDKQKKELESNIKAIDNRLKQLIGENEKAKCGTYILSYKNIKSSRFDTKKFKKEHDDLYKKYIKETFYRKFEIKEVK, encoded by the coding sequence ATGAAAACTGAAAAACTTTTAAACACAAAAGAAATCAGTTACGAAGAATGGAAGAAGTCAAGAATGAAAGGAATTGGTGGATCAGATGCAGCAGCAATTGTTGGATTGAATAGATATAAAAGCCCTTTAAGAGTATATCTTGAAAAGATAGGAGAAGCACCGGAAGTAGAAGATAATGAAAGAATGTATTGGGGTAGAATTCTTGAAAATTTAGTTGCTAAAGAATTTGAAAAACGAACTGGTAAAAAAGTAAGACGTGTGAATGCAATATTACAACATCCGGAATATGATTTTATGATTGCAAATATTGACAGAAGAGTAGTTGGAGAGAATGCGATTTTAGAATGTAAAACAACTTCCCAATGGAATGAAAAAGAATGGAAAGATGATGAAGTTCCCCAAGAGTATATAATTCAAGTTCAGCATTATATGGCTGTTACTGGTACAGAAAAAGCATATATAGCAGTATTAATAGGTGGTAATAAGTTTCTATATAAAGAAATTGAAAGAGACGAGGAATTAATAGATTTACTTATCGAGAAAGAAAAAGAATTTTGGAAAATGGTTGAAGATAGAACGCCACCAGTTTTGGATGGGAGTAAAGATGCTGAAGAAATTCTTAAATATATGTATCCGAATGCAATTGAAGGAACAGAAGTAGTATTGCCAGATGAAAATGTTGAATTCATTGAAAGAAGAAAAGAACTTGACAAACAAAAGAAAGAATTAGAAAGCAATATTAAAGCAATCGATAACAGGCTTAAACAATTAATTGGAGAGAATGAAAAAGCAAAATGTGGAACATATATTTTATCTTATAAAAATATAAAATCAAGCAGATTTGATACAAAGAAATTTAAAAAAGAACATGATGATCTTTATAAAAAATATATAAAAGAAACTTTTTATAGAAAATTCGAAATTAAGGAGGTTAAATAA
- a CDS encoding histone deacetylase family protein, whose protein sequence is MVNIVWNDRLLEYDFGISHPLRSIRCKNGVEKLLKSKFEFKIVEPRYALEEEIALFHTKEYINSIKNNRGGSVETPIKDKYFPALLSVGATLTAIESISENNKISVNLCGGWHHAFENEARGFCIFNDVVIGAKHAQNLGYKKIMIIDWDVHHGDGTQRAFLKDNTVYTISIHQHPETQYPYISGYERENTTTNLNIPIFPGMTEQDIMTKVLSQIPNEIRFFKPDMLLIQMGVDGYKYDPMSSIDLSERFYKSISTILSRCAKKNNFPVILLGGGGFYFPKTAELWKLIVEIFEKNIK, encoded by the coding sequence ATGGTTAATATTGTTTGGAATGACAGACTTTTAGAATATGATTTTGGAATAAGTCATCCATTAAGAAGCATAAGATGTAAGAATGGTGTAGAAAAACTTTTAAAATCTAAATTTGAATTTAAAATTGTTGAACCAAGATATGCCTTAGAAGAAGAAATTGCATTATTTCATACAAAAGAATATATAAATAGTATAAAAAATAATAGGGGTGGAAGTGTTGAAACCCCGATAAAAGATAAGTATTTTCCGGCATTATTATCTGTTGGTGCAACATTAACAGCAATAGAATCTATTTCAGAAAATAATAAAATTTCTGTTAATTTGTGTGGAGGTTGGCATCATGCTTTTGAAAATGAAGCAAGAGGTTTTTGTATTTTTAATGATGTAGTTATTGGAGCAAAGCATGCACAAAATTTGGGATACAAAAAGATTATGATTATAGATTGGGATGTTCATCATGGTGATGGGACTCAACGAGCTTTTTTAAAGGATAATACGGTATATACTATTTCCATTCATCAACATCCAGAAACCCAATATCCATATATAAGTGGTTATGAAAGAGAAAATACTACAACTAATTTAAATATTCCAATATTTCCAGGAATGACAGAGCAAGATATTATGACTAAAGTTTTATCTCAAATACCAAATGAAATCCGTTTTTTTAAACCAGATATGCTGTTAATACAAATGGGAGTTGATGGTTATAAGTATGATCCAATGTCTTCGATAGATTTGAGTGAGAGATTCTATAAATCTATTTCTACAATATTATCAAGATGCGCAAAGAAAAACAACTTTCCTGTGATATTGTTAGGAGGTGGTGGATTTTACTTTCCAAAAACAGCAGAGTTGTGGAAATTAATTGTGGAAATTTTTGAGAAAAATATAAAATAA
- a CDS encoding type II toxin-antitoxin system RelE/ParE family toxin, whose translation MEKDRFNEKFVCLSQENLKAEILSIEKHIPLFKNDIKKIKDKNILLRILWVMFEIEDDYTKGAMKKSDLRGIRTYKFYIDTIYYRLAYYAVEDKKDISIVFLSIEKREDIYDKLKIYFSKKKTLLKEIKKYGL comes from the coding sequence ATGGAAAAAGATAGATTCAATGAAAAATTTGTATGTTTATCTCAAGAAAATTTAAAAGCCGAAATATTGAGTATAGAAAAACATATACCTTTATTCAAAAATGATATAAAAAAAATAAAAGATAAAAATATTTTATTAAGAATATTATGGGTTATGTTCGAAATAGAAGATGATTACACAAAAGGGGCAATGAAAAAATCTGATTTAAGAGGGATTAGAACTTATAAATTTTATATTGATACTATTTATTATAGATTAGCTTACTATGCCGTAGAAGATAAAAAAGACATAAGTATAGTTTTTTTATCTATAGAAAAGCGTGAAGATATTTATGATAAGTTAAAAATTTATTTTTCTAAAAAAAAGACCCTATTAAAGGAAATAAAAAAGTACGGATTATAA